From Bradyrhizobium symbiodeficiens, the proteins below share one genomic window:
- a CDS encoding CBS domain-containing protein — MRAHQIMTRSVISVTPDTSIVEAANIMLKRHVSGLTVVDDTGKLVGVVSEGDFIRRSEIGTGRKRGRWLRFILGPGKSASDFVHEHGRKVAEVMTASVVTITEDTALAEIVDLMERNNVKRLPVVRGDKVVGIVSRANLLQAVAGLAREVRDPTADDDHIRSRIIDTMEKNDWCPFGLNVIVRDGIVHLSGVITEERTRQAAMVAAENVEGVKKVHDHLCWVDTMSGIYLNSPEDDDLAKAS; from the coding sequence ATGCGCGCCCACCAGATCATGACCCGGTCGGTCATTTCGGTTACCCCCGACACCAGCATCGTCGAGGCGGCAAACATCATGCTGAAACGGCACGTCAGTGGTCTCACGGTGGTCGACGATACCGGCAAGCTGGTCGGCGTCGTTTCCGAAGGAGATTTCATTCGCCGCAGCGAAATCGGCACCGGGCGCAAGCGCGGTCGTTGGCTGCGGTTCATTCTCGGTCCGGGCAAGTCGGCCAGTGATTTCGTCCATGAGCACGGCCGCAAGGTCGCGGAGGTGATGACCGCCTCGGTCGTGACCATCACGGAGGACACCGCGCTTGCCGAGATCGTCGATCTCATGGAGCGGAACAACGTGAAGCGGCTGCCGGTGGTGCGCGGCGACAAGGTGGTTGGGATCGTGTCGCGCGCCAATCTGCTGCAGGCGGTGGCAGGGCTCGCCCGCGAAGTGCGTGATCCGACGGCGGACGACGATCACATTCGCAGCCGCATCATCGATACCATGGAGAAGAACGACTGGTGCCCGTTCGGGCTGAACGTCATCGTCCGCGACGGCATCGTTCACCTCAGCGGCGTCATCACCGAAGAGCGCACGCGGCAGGCCGCCATGGTCGCCGCGGAGAACGTAGAGGGCGTGAAGAAGGTGCACGACCATCTGTGCTGGGTCGACACCATGTCGGGCATCTATCTGAACTCGCCCGAGGACGACGATCTCGCCAAAGCGAGCTGA
- a CDS encoding RidA family protein — protein sequence MTTPKGPQLAVLPTAAEDDTRSRVQVLQPSGWPMPKGYANGMAAEGLIVVTGGVIGWDAQEHLADGFVAQVRQTLSNIAAILTEAGARPEHLVRLTWYVVDMDEYLSNLKELGKIYRTIFGAHYPAMALVQVVRLVEKAARVEIEATAVIPR from the coding sequence GTGACGACGCCGAAAGGCCCGCAGCTCGCAGTGCTGCCGACAGCAGCCGAGGATGACACTCGTTCGCGGGTGCAGGTGCTCCAGCCGTCGGGGTGGCCGATGCCGAAGGGCTATGCCAATGGCATGGCCGCTGAGGGGCTCATCGTCGTCACCGGCGGGGTGATCGGCTGGGATGCGCAGGAGCATCTTGCCGACGGCTTTGTCGCGCAGGTGCGTCAGACCCTGAGCAACATCGCCGCGATCCTGACTGAGGCCGGCGCGCGGCCCGAGCATCTCGTGCGGTTGACCTGGTACGTCGTCGACATGGACGAGTACCTGTCCAACCTGAAGGAGCTCGGCAAGATCTACCGTACCATCTTCGGCGCACACTATCCGGCGATGGCGCTGGTGCAGGTGGTGCGCCTGGTGGAAAAGGCGGCACGCGTCGAGATCGAGGCCACCGCCGTCATTCCACGCTGA
- a CDS encoding benzoate-CoA ligase family protein has translation MANAAKVQVTGSHDGNAATAHVDIFARQHLPPRELWPEFIFTRPELNYPPRLNCVSYFLDRWVEQGHGEAPCVISPAVSYTYRELQALVNRIANVLVGKLGLVPGGRVLLRSANNPMMVATYLAVIKAGGIVVATMPLLRAKELSYPIQKAEITLALCDGKLAEEMEKARAAAPGLKHVVYWGNGAADALEALIADASPEFRAVDTAADDICLIAFTSGTTGDPKGTMHFHRDMLAVCDGYARNILRAEQNDRFVGSAPLAFTFGFGGVLFPMHIGASFVVLEKTTPDEILTAIEQYKTTVCFTAPTAYRAMIGKLSGRDISSLRKCVSAGETLPKPTFDAWLKATGIKLMDGIGSTELLHIFISATEEEIRPGATGKPVPGYEAKIVDDDGHDLPPGTMGKLAVRGPTGCRYLADERQRKYVQNGWNITGDTYLMDGDGYFWYQSRSDDMIVSAGYNIAGTDVEAALLTHPAVAECGVVGAPDEARGMIVKAYVIAAPGVTADAQLMAELQEHVKREIAPYKYPRAIEFVTQLPKTETGKLKRFALRQLAQAAATSSGVAAE, from the coding sequence ATGGCCAACGCCGCCAAGGTTCAAGTGACGGGCTCGCATGACGGCAACGCCGCGACGGCCCATGTCGATATTTTTGCGCGGCAGCATCTGCCGCCACGCGAGCTGTGGCCCGAGTTCATCTTCACGCGGCCGGAGCTGAACTATCCGCCGCGATTGAATTGCGTCAGTTATTTCCTCGATCGCTGGGTCGAGCAGGGACATGGCGAGGCACCCTGCGTCATCAGCCCCGCCGTCAGCTACACCTATCGCGAGTTGCAAGCGCTGGTGAATCGCATTGCCAACGTGCTGGTCGGCAAGCTCGGGCTTGTTCCCGGCGGTCGCGTGCTGCTGCGCTCGGCCAACAATCCGATGATGGTTGCGACCTATCTCGCAGTGATCAAGGCCGGCGGCATCGTGGTGGCGACGATGCCGCTGCTGCGCGCCAAGGAGTTGTCCTATCCGATCCAGAAGGCGGAGATCACGCTGGCGCTGTGCGACGGCAAGCTCGCCGAGGAAATGGAGAAGGCAAGAGCCGCGGCCCCCGGTCTCAAGCACGTGGTCTATTGGGGCAATGGCGCCGCCGACGCGCTCGAGGCGCTGATCGCCGATGCGAGCCCGGAGTTCAGGGCCGTCGATACGGCCGCCGACGACATCTGCCTGATCGCCTTCACGTCGGGCACGACAGGCGATCCCAAGGGCACCATGCATTTCCACCGCGACATGCTCGCTGTGTGTGACGGTTATGCGCGCAACATCCTGCGTGCCGAGCAGAACGACCGTTTCGTCGGCTCGGCACCGCTTGCCTTCACCTTCGGCTTCGGCGGCGTGCTGTTTCCGATGCATATCGGTGCCTCCTTTGTCGTGCTGGAGAAGACGACGCCGGACGAAATCCTGACGGCGATCGAGCAATACAAGACCACGGTCTGTTTCACAGCGCCGACGGCATACCGCGCGATGATCGGCAAGCTTTCGGGGCGCGACATCTCCTCGCTTCGAAAGTGCGTCTCCGCCGGCGAGACCCTGCCCAAGCCGACATTCGACGCCTGGCTCAAGGCCACCGGCATCAAGCTGATGGACGGCATAGGCTCGACCGAGCTGCTGCACATCTTCATCAGTGCGACCGAGGAGGAGATCCGCCCCGGTGCGACGGGCAAGCCCGTGCCGGGCTATGAGGCCAAGATCGTCGACGATGACGGCCATGATTTGCCGCCGGGAACGATGGGGAAGCTTGCGGTGCGCGGGCCGACCGGATGCCGCTATCTCGCCGACGAGCGACAGCGCAAATACGTCCAGAACGGTTGGAACATCACCGGCGACACCTATCTGATGGATGGCGATGGCTACTTCTGGTACCAGTCCCGCTCCGACGACATGATCGTATCGGCCGGCTACAATATCGCGGGCACCGATGTCGAGGCGGCGCTGCTCACGCATCCGGCGGTCGCCGAGTGCGGCGTGGTCGGCGCACCCGACGAAGCGCGCGGCATGATCGTAAAGGCCTATGTCATTGCGGCGCCCGGCGTGACGGCGGATGCACAACTGATGGCCGAGCTGCAGGAGCATGTCAAACGCGAGATCGCGCCCTACAAATATCCGCGGGCGATCGAGTTCGTGACGCAACTGCCGAAGACCGAGACCGGAAAACTGAAGCGCTTTGCCCTGCGGCAACTGGCGCAGGCCGCGGCGACGTCCTCAGGCGTCGCGGCGGAATAA
- a CDS encoding MarR family winged helix-turn-helix transcriptional regulator: MPAESDCTAMLDSETKAVETPEDHADELRLWLRLLTCTTLIEGEVRGRLRQRFDVTLPRFDLMAQLDKAPDGMTLSDVSKRMMVSNGNVTGLVERLVESGHLDRRTSETDRRVQVIRLTKLGRAEFRKMAAEHETWIADLFVDLSPKDVRELMRLLAKTKASAQKSAARRRT, encoded by the coding sequence ATGCCCGCCGAGAGTGACTGCACCGCGATGCTCGATTCCGAGACCAAGGCCGTCGAAACGCCGGAGGACCACGCCGACGAGCTTCGGCTGTGGTTGCGCCTCCTGACCTGCACGACGCTCATCGAAGGCGAGGTCCGCGGCCGGTTGCGGCAGCGGTTCGACGTCACGCTGCCCCGCTTCGATCTGATGGCGCAGCTCGACAAGGCGCCCGACGGCATGACGCTGTCCGATGTCTCCAAGCGGATGATGGTGTCGAACGGCAACGTCACCGGTCTCGTCGAGCGCCTCGTGGAGTCCGGCCATCTCGACCGTCGGACCTCGGAGACGGATCGCCGAGTCCAGGTGATCCGCCTCACGAAACTCGGTCGCGCCGAGTTCCGCAAGATGGCCGCGGAGCACGAGACCTGGATCGCCGATCTGTTCGTCGACCTCTCGCCGAAGGACGTGCGCGAATTGATGCGGCTGCTCGCCAAGACCAAGGCGTCGGCGCAGAAATCGGCCGCGCGCCGCCGGACGTAA
- a CDS encoding ABC transporter substrate-binding protein: protein MRMQSTLAAALLLGTAMTPALAQEKIKLGVIVTLSGPAAALGQQVRDGFALAVKDLGSKMGGRDVEVVVVDDELKPDAAVTKVKGLLERDKVDFVIGPIFSNILQAIHRPVTESKTFLISPNAGPSTFAGKDCNPFFYVTSYQNDQVHEILGKVAQDRGYKRMYLMVPNYQAGKDSVAGFKLDYKGEIVEESYMPLNTLDFQPELSKISSQKPDALFTFMPGGLGVNLVKQYRQAGLADSIPVLSAFTVDESTLPAQQDAAVGMFGGANWAPNLDNPQNKKFVASYEAAYNVVPGTYAFQAYDAAMLIDSAIKAVKGDLSNKDAVGAALKKADFTSLRGAFKFNTNGYPIQNFYLTKVAKRPDGKFQTEIVQKVFENYGDRYAKDCKAAN, encoded by the coding sequence ATGAGAATGCAATCGACCTTGGCCGCAGCCTTGCTGCTCGGCACCGCAATGACCCCTGCACTGGCCCAGGAGAAGATCAAGCTCGGCGTGATCGTGACCCTGTCGGGACCGGCCGCAGCGCTTGGTCAGCAGGTTCGCGACGGCTTTGCGCTCGCGGTCAAGGACCTCGGCAGCAAGATGGGCGGCCGCGACGTCGAGGTCGTCGTGGTCGATGACGAACTGAAGCCGGACGCAGCGGTGACCAAAGTCAAGGGACTGCTCGAACGCGACAAGGTCGACTTCGTGATCGGCCCGATCTTCTCCAACATCCTGCAGGCGATCCACCGGCCCGTGACGGAATCGAAGACCTTCCTGATCAGCCCCAACGCGGGCCCCTCGACCTTTGCCGGCAAGGACTGCAACCCGTTCTTCTATGTGACCTCGTATCAAAACGATCAGGTGCACGAGATCCTCGGCAAGGTCGCGCAGGATCGCGGCTACAAGCGCATGTACCTGATGGTGCCGAACTATCAGGCCGGCAAGGATTCGGTGGCGGGCTTCAAGCTCGACTACAAGGGCGAGATCGTCGAGGAATCCTACATGCCGCTGAACACGCTGGACTTCCAGCCGGAGCTGTCCAAGATCTCCTCGCAGAAACCCGATGCGCTCTTCACGTTCATGCCGGGCGGTCTCGGCGTCAACCTCGTCAAGCAGTACCGGCAGGCCGGCCTCGCCGACAGCATTCCGGTGCTCTCAGCGTTCACGGTGGATGAATCGACCTTGCCAGCGCAGCAGGACGCGGCCGTCGGCATGTTTGGCGGCGCCAACTGGGCGCCCAATCTCGACAATCCCCAGAACAAGAAATTCGTCGCGTCCTACGAGGCCGCCTATAACGTCGTGCCCGGCACCTACGCCTTCCAGGCCTACGACGCCGCGATGCTGATCGACAGTGCAATCAAGGCCGTGAAGGGCGATCTGTCGAACAAGGATGCTGTGGGGGCCGCGCTGAAGAAGGCTGATTTCACCTCGCTGCGCGGCGCCTTCAAGTTCAACACCAACGGCTATCCGATACAGAATTTTTATCTGACCAAGGTCGCCAAGCGTCCGGACGGCAAGTTCCAGACCGAGATCGTCCAGAAGGTGTTCGAGAATTACGGCGACCGCTACGCCAAGGACTGCAAGGCGGCGAACTAA
- a CDS encoding cupin domain-containing protein, translating into MSSEITGITRANEGIQGISWNILGQTYVPKSKTEHSFSWHATLPPGTFVPPHIHPDQDEYLYMLEGKLDFMLGNSESQATAGDLIRLGMGVPHGIFNKSEQTAKVLFWVSPTKKLFDLFWGLHNMKEQKPEDVVAMAAEFNIHFLPPPPGG; encoded by the coding sequence ATGAGCAGCGAAATCACCGGCATCACACGAGCCAATGAGGGCATCCAGGGCATTTCCTGGAACATCCTGGGCCAGACCTATGTGCCGAAGAGCAAGACCGAGCACAGTTTCTCCTGGCACGCGACCTTGCCCCCGGGCACGTTCGTGCCGCCGCACATTCATCCCGACCAGGACGAGTATCTCTATATGCTGGAGGGCAAGCTCGACTTCATGCTCGGCAATTCGGAATCGCAGGCGACCGCGGGCGACCTTATCCGGCTCGGCATGGGCGTGCCGCACGGCATCTTCAACAAGTCGGAGCAGACCGCAAAAGTGCTATTCTGGGTCTCCCCGACCAAAAAGCTGTTCGACCTGTTCTGGGGCCTTCACAACATGAAGGAACAGAAGCCGGAAGACGTGGTGGCGATGGCGGCCGAGTTCAACATCCACTTCCTGCCGCCGCCTCCCGGCGGCTAG
- a CDS encoding flavin-dependent oxidoreductase: MKAIIVGGGIGGLTTALMLRSRGLDCEIFEQADTIRELGVGINTLPHAMRELAGLGLLQKLDDVAVRTDQLYYLNRHGQEVWREARGIDAGHDVPQFSIHRGRLQGVIHRAVEERLGHEAIHTGCRLGAFTQDEGGVTAYFFDRAGAHVHTARGDILIGADGIHSRVRDTLFPNEGPPCWNGLMLWRGARDWPLFLTGKSMIVAGGLNAKVVIYPIAEGSSPASRLTNWAVLVKVGEGNAPPPRKEDWSRPGRREELMPHVARFSVPYVDVKSLISATPEFYEYPTCDRDPLPYWSSGRVTLLGDAAHPMYPVGSNGASQAILDARCLADALVRAEHPSQALLEYEKKRLPMTADIVRSNRRGGPEGVIDAVEQLAPDGFDNVDNVLSYSQREAIVRGYATKAGFAAVPGLAAVRG, encoded by the coding sequence ATGAAGGCGATTATCGTCGGTGGCGGTATCGGTGGTCTCACCACGGCGTTGATGCTGCGGTCACGCGGCCTCGACTGCGAGATCTTCGAGCAGGCGGACACCATTCGGGAGCTCGGTGTCGGCATCAACACGCTGCCGCATGCCATGCGCGAGCTTGCCGGCCTTGGCCTACTCCAGAAGCTCGACGACGTCGCTGTTCGAACCGATCAGCTCTATTACCTCAACCGTCACGGCCAGGAGGTCTGGCGCGAAGCCCGCGGCATCGACGCCGGTCACGACGTGCCGCAATTCTCGATTCATCGCGGCCGGCTTCAGGGCGTCATCCATCGCGCCGTGGAGGAGCGGCTCGGGCATGAGGCGATCCACACCGGCTGCCGGCTTGGTGCGTTCACGCAGGACGAGGGCGGCGTCACAGCCTATTTCTTCGACCGGGCCGGCGCGCATGTCCACACTGCGCGCGGCGACATTCTGATCGGCGCCGATGGCATCCATTCCCGCGTCCGCGACACGCTGTTCCCGAACGAGGGGCCGCCGTGCTGGAACGGCCTGATGTTGTGGCGCGGTGCGCGCGACTGGCCGTTGTTCCTCACCGGTAAATCGATGATCGTGGCCGGTGGCCTCAATGCCAAGGTGGTGATCTATCCGATCGCGGAGGGATCGAGCCCGGCGAGCCGCCTGACCAATTGGGCCGTGCTGGTGAAGGTAGGCGAGGGCAATGCGCCGCCACCGCGCAAGGAAGACTGGTCGCGGCCGGGTCGCCGCGAGGAGCTGATGCCGCATGTCGCCCGCTTCTCCGTGCCGTATGTCGACGTGAAGAGCCTGATCTCGGCGACGCCCGAATTCTACGAATATCCGACCTGCGACCGCGATCCCTTGCCGTACTGGTCGTCCGGACGCGTCACACTGCTCGGCGACGCCGCGCATCCCATGTATCCGGTTGGGTCCAATGGCGCGTCACAGGCGATCCTCGATGCGCGCTGCCTTGCTGATGCGCTGGTGCGCGCCGAGCATCCAAGCCAGGCGCTGCTCGAATACGAGAAGAAGCGCCTGCCGATGACGGCCGATATCGTCCGCTCCAACCGGCGCGGCGGTCCCGAGGGCGTCATCGACGCTGTCGAGCAGCTTGCACCCGACGGCTTCGATAATGTCGACAACGTGCTCAGCTATTCCCAGCGCGAGGCCATCGTGCGCGGCTACGCCACCAAGGCCGGTTTCGCCGCCGTGCCGGGGCTTGCAGCGGTGCGTGGCTAA